Within Bicyclus anynana chromosome 24, ilBicAnyn1.1, whole genome shotgun sequence, the genomic segment TTAAAGTGgctggataattgtgcctctgagtatatgtaTTTCCTTGTTTGTTGTACACTTGAAGCGTGTATCCAGAGCTCGCTCGGCCAGTACCACGAGAATGTGAAGCTCCACTATAAGAACATGTCTCTTGGCGTGTTTCACCGCGGCACCTTCGACCACTCCGAGTGCGTCAAGGAACTGCTCAACTGCTGGGAGAATATCAAGTGAGTCTGACGAGTAGAGAGTCCGCCCATCTCtactgcttctgccttcggacgCCATCgggtgatgcttctgcgctcgcgtGCATCTCCGTATATAGCGGGGGGGCTTTGTGacccgtgcccaccctagaatggccctgtgcccaccctaggatctGGGTTACCGATATGGAATTATATTAAGATACTAATATACTTGATGTagggggccaggcccaccctaggaaataatcctagatacgccaatgatcGCGTGCCTAAGCCCCCCCAAAgttgacgccgctgaggtctcaTTGTGGATTCCACGGCACTTATACAATCAGGAAAAAAATGGGGTTCCTTTTGTttagtttattggagtttactccttaaaaatcgatttttcatatatagccccgggggctatatatgaaaaaaaactttcatcctctattttatccccttaggggtagaatttttcaaaaacctttctTAGgcgatgcctacgtcataaatCTACCtgcagcccgatccgtccagtgaattgggctgtgcgttgatagatcactatgtcaatCAGTCacgtttgagttttatatatttagatattaaaaaaatgaaatacaaGAAAAATCATTGATTCAAGAAGTAGGTGCGTcgattaaagttattttgtttCAGGTCAGACATCGTATGTACATTCGGGATAGCATTCGAGTCGGTGTGTGGCTTGCTGCGCCAGCACTGCACCGACACCAACGAGGTGATGCCGTACAAGAACTGTGCGTTGGtcaagctttattattatttaccatcatcatcacatcagccgatggacgtccactgcaggacataggccttttgtagggacttccaaacatcacgatactgagccgattgcatccagcgaatcgcttcatgtcgtcagtccaccaggtggggcgtgtcgaccaacactgcgctttct encodes:
- the LOC128199468 gene encoding uncharacterized protein LOC128199468, with the translated sequence MYFLVCCTLEACIQSSLGQYHENVKLHYKNMSLGVFHRGTFDHSECVKELLNCWENIKSDIVCTFGIAFESVCGLLRQHCTDTNEVMPYKNSATAPVHEGFCDKLYP